One Sphingomicrobium marinum genomic window carries:
- a CDS encoding cisplatin damage response ATP-dependent DNA ligase: MRAFSRLLDDLTYTRSRNAKLRLIGDYLKSAPDPDRGWALAALTGEMDIASVKPSLIRALAEEKIDPVLYKISRDFVGDSAETLSLLWGPEGHDDVRLADAVEALQAASRSDAPAVLAGLLDRLDASGRYALIKLATGALRVGVSARLAKQALADAFGLKVEDVEEVWHALAPPYDALFAWGEGRADPPNVSELPVFRPFMLAHPLEDDARIDLAAYAAEWKWDGIRVQLVRAGGETRLYSRTGDDITHSFPDVAEALEIDAVLDGELLIRGADQGGEAGSFNALQQRLGRKIVSKKIQSENPAFVRLYDVLIDGKKDLRELGWERRRARLEQLVPKLPGDRFDLSSVIDAGSIAQLEALREEARQTGVEGLMLKRRDSAYVAGRRVGLWYKWKRDPLNADCVMMYAQRGSGKRSSFFSDYTFGCWTEDGQLLPVGKAYFGFTDEELKWLDRFVRRNTINRFGPVREVEKTLVLEVAFDSIHASKRHKSGLAMRFPRISRIRDDKPAEEADTIANLEKLVS; encoded by the coding sequence ATGCGCGCTTTTTCGCGATTACTGGACGACCTCACTTACACCCGCAGCCGCAATGCGAAGCTGCGGTTGATCGGCGATTACCTCAAATCGGCGCCCGATCCCGATCGCGGATGGGCGCTTGCTGCGCTGACCGGCGAAATGGACATCGCCAGCGTCAAGCCCTCGTTGATCCGCGCGCTTGCCGAGGAGAAGATCGATCCGGTCCTCTACAAGATCAGCCGCGATTTCGTCGGCGATTCAGCCGAAACGCTCAGCCTTCTCTGGGGCCCCGAAGGGCATGACGACGTGCGCCTCGCCGATGCGGTCGAAGCGCTGCAGGCGGCGAGCAGGAGCGATGCGCCGGCGGTCCTCGCTGGCCTGCTCGACCGGCTCGATGCGTCGGGCCGCTACGCGCTCATCAAGCTGGCCACCGGCGCGCTGCGCGTCGGGGTATCGGCGCGATTGGCCAAGCAGGCGCTGGCTGATGCCTTTGGCCTCAAGGTCGAGGACGTCGAGGAAGTCTGGCACGCGCTTGCGCCGCCCTATGACGCGTTGTTCGCCTGGGGCGAGGGGCGCGCCGATCCACCCAATGTTTCCGAGCTCCCTGTCTTCCGCCCCTTCATGCTGGCGCATCCGCTGGAAGACGATGCGAGGATCGACCTCGCCGCTTACGCCGCCGAATGGAAGTGGGATGGCATCCGCGTGCAGCTGGTGCGCGCCGGAGGCGAAACACGGCTCTACAGCCGCACCGGCGACGACATCACGCACAGCTTTCCCGACGTTGCCGAGGCGCTGGAGATCGACGCGGTGCTTGATGGCGAGCTGCTGATACGCGGTGCCGATCAGGGCGGTGAAGCGGGCAGCTTCAACGCGCTGCAGCAACGTCTCGGTCGCAAAATCGTGTCGAAGAAGATTCAGTCCGAAAACCCCGCGTTCGTGCGGCTCTACGACGTCCTGATCGACGGGAAGAAGGACCTGCGCGAACTTGGCTGGGAGCGGCGCCGCGCGCGGCTCGAACAGCTTGTTCCCAAGCTTCCGGGCGACCGTTTCGACCTTTCAAGCGTGATCGATGCAGGCAGCATCGCCCAGCTTGAGGCGCTGCGCGAAGAAGCGCGCCAGACGGGCGTCGAAGGCCTGATGCTCAAGCGGCGCGATTCGGCCTATGTCGCGGGGCGGCGCGTTGGGCTGTGGTACAAATGGAAGCGCGATCCGCTCAATGCCGATTGCGTCATGATGTATGCGCAGCGCGGCTCGGGAAAGCGCTCTTCCTTCTTTTCCGATTATACCTTCGGCTGCTGGACCGAGGACGGTCAGTTGCTGCCCGTCGGTAAGGCCTATTTCGGCTTTACCGACGAGGAACTGAAGTGGCTCGACCGCTTCGTGCGCCGCAATACGATCAACAGATTCGGGCCGGTGCGCGAGGTCGAAAAGACGCTGGTGCTCGAAGTGGCCTTCGATTCGATCCACGCCAGCAAGCGCCACAAGTCGGGGCTCGCCATGCGCTTCCCGCGCATCAGTCGGATCCGTGACGACAAGCCGGCCGAGGAGGCCGACACGATCGCCAACCTGGAAAAACTCGTGAGCTAG
- a CDS encoding GNAT family N-acetyltransferase, producing MQIERASTDDIDSLHRLVESAYRGESSKAGWTTEADLLGGQRTDARELGEILEDPTQHMLVMRDNDALVGSILVTDKGDGRAYFGMLTIDPQRQAAGLGRRLLAAGENVARSFGASVMECQVIRQRDELIAWYARQGYVDTGNTRPFPMHDPRFGLPKRNDLKFIVMEKPL from the coding sequence ATGCAGATCGAACGCGCCTCGACCGACGATATTGACAGCCTCCATCGGCTGGTCGAAAGCGCCTATCGAGGCGAAAGCTCGAAGGCCGGTTGGACCACCGAAGCCGACCTGTTGGGCGGCCAGCGCACCGACGCTCGCGAACTTGGCGAAATTCTCGAAGATCCGACGCAGCATATGCTCGTCATGCGCGACAATGACGCGCTCGTCGGTTCGATCCTCGTTACCGACAAGGGCGATGGGCGCGCTTATTTCGGCATGCTGACCATCGACCCACAGCGCCAGGCCGCCGGGCTCGGGCGACGATTGCTGGCCGCGGGCGAGAATGTCGCGCGATCCTTCGGCGCATCGGTGATGGAATGCCAGGTCATTCGCCAGCGCGACGAATTGATCGCCTGGTATGCGCGGCAGGGCTATGTCGACACGGGAAACACGCGGCCCTTTCCGATGCACGATCCGCGCTTCGGGCTACCCAAGCGCAATGATCTCAAATTTATCGTGATGGAAAAGCCACTCTAA